A portion of the Cololabis saira isolate AMF1-May2022 chromosome 17, fColSai1.1, whole genome shotgun sequence genome contains these proteins:
- the LOC133463753 gene encoding NLR family CARD domain-containing protein 3-like, which produces MDQCEDREEGVLPTSTSPRGKPESRREEERRQHGPGPGPGPSCVSLKSDASKDLFINYKDSPGCPSERFHQKTDSHGPGPGPGPGPGPEPGPEPGPSCVSLKSDASKDLIICFKDAPGFPSERVDQKISESPSGPSVQQHQTQLDSIFQLLENDIVIFVKVELKKIQKVLSTDYPESSESLEEDEDEEQKRIREAFMKITVKFLRRRKQEKLAELLQNNTVAAICQSKLKGQLQKKHQHVSEGITKAGKTTLLEQIYTELYITEGGTGEVNDEHEVRQIEAASRKPDRAETAIRQEDIFKPPPGRGGPIRTVITKGVAGIGKTVLTQKFSLDWAEGRTNQDIQFLLPFTFRELNVLREEKFSLMELVHGFFSETKGICSFEELQVVFIFDGLDECRLPLDFHNPTIVSDPRRSTSVDVLLTNLLRGNLLPSARLWITTRPAAANQIPPYCVDMVTEVRGFTDPQKEEYFRKRFRDEEQTSRIISHIKTSRSLHIMCHIPVFCWITATVLENVLENVLENVLETREGEELPKTLTEMYIHFLVVQAKLKKVKYDGGAEMDPHWSPESRKMVESLGKLAFEQLQKGNLIFYEPDLRECGINVREASVYSGVFTQIFREERSLYQHQVFCFIHLSVQEFLAALHVHQTFMKSGVNLLEEQRNTYSWFKTRAENQLYQRAVDKTLQSQNGHLDLFLRFLLGLSVETNQNLVLGLMTSNQRSSQNNQETIKYIKEKISEDLSAERSINLFHCLNELNDRSLVEDVQRSLRSGRLSTGKLSPAQWSALVFILLSSGDLEVFDLKKFSASEEALRRLLPVVQASKKVLLSGCNLSKDICELLSSVLSSQSSSLTELDLSNNDLQDSGLEQLCPGLESPHCKLESLRLSGCNLSKDICPVLSSVLSSQSSSLTELDLSNNDLQDSGLEQLCPGLESPHCKLESLRLSGCLISEVGSASLVSALTSNPSHLRELDLSYNHPGESAGKLLSRLEDPRWRLDTLRVEPAGQRWLRPGLRKYSCQLTIDTNTVHKYIKLSDDNRKMMFVEEDQSYPDHPDRFDDQPQLLCREVLTGRCYWEVQWSGDVSVSVSYRRICRGELSDDCLFGWNDHSWSLDCSDDGRYRVWHNNRYTSIISSSSCPDSGRVAVYVDIPAGTMSFYDVDPDRLIHLHTFNTTFTEPLCAGFGLWFWSGSWLGHSVSLCLV; this is translated from the exons atggatcagtgtgaggacagagaggagggagtcctTCCCACTAGTACTTCCCCGAGGGGAAAACCTGAGAGTcggagagaagaagagag gagacaacatggacctggacctggacctggacccagctgtgtgtccttgaagagtgatGCATCAAAGGATTTATTTATCAATTATAAAGATTCTCCTGGTTGTCCTTCAGAGAG GTTTCATCAGAAAACAGACTCtcatggacctggacctggacctggacctggacctggacctgaacctggacctgaacctggtcccagctgtgtgtccttgaagagtgatGCATCAAAGGATTTAATTATATGTTTTAAAGATGCTCCTGGTTTTCCTTCAGAGAG agtggaccagaagatctcagagtcccccagtggtccgtctgtccagcagcatcagacccagctggactccatctttcag ctgctggagaaCGACATCGTCATATTTGTGAAGgtcgagctgaagaagatccagaaggttctgagtacagattacccagaatcctcagagagtctggaggaggatgaagatgaagagcagAAGAGAATCAGAGAGGCATTcatgaagatcacagtgaagttcttgaggaggaggaagcaggagaaaCTGGCTGAACTCCTGCAGAATA ATACCGTCGCTGCCATTTGTCAATCAAAACTCAAAGGTCAGCTGCAGAAGAAGCACCAGCATGTGTCTGAGGGGATCACTAAAGCAGGAAAGACaacccttctggagcagatctacacggagctctacatcacagagggagggaccggagaggtcaacgatgaacatgaagtcagacagattgaagcagcttccaggaaaccagacagagcagaaacagccatcagacaggaagacatctttaaacccccacctggaagaggagGACCAATCAGAACGGTGATAACAAAGGGAGTGGCTGGCATTGGGAAAACAGTgttaacacagaagttcagtctggactgggctgaaggcagaaccaaccaggacatccagttcctgcttccattcaccttcagagagctaaatgtgctgagagaggagaagttcagcttgATGGAACTAGTTCATGgattcttctctgaaaccaaaggaatctgcagctttgaagagttgCAGGttgtgttcatctttgacggtctggatgagtgtcgacttcctctggacttccacaacccTACAATCGTCAGTGACCCCAGAAGGTCCACTTCAGTcgatgtgctgctgacaaacctcctcagggggaacctgcttccttctgctcgtctctggatcaccacacgacccgcagcagccaatcagatccctccttactgtgttgacatggtgacagaagtcagagggttcactgacccacagaaggaagaatacttcaggaagaggttcagagatgaagagcagaccagcaggatcatctcccacatcaagacatcacggagcctccacatcatgtgccacatcccagtcttctgctggatcactgctacggtcctggagaacgtcctggagaaTGTACTGGAGAACGTCttggaaaccagagagggagaGGAGCTGCCCAAGACtttgactgagatgtacatccacttcctggtggtccaggccaaactgaagaaggtcaagtatgacggaggagctgagatggatccacactggagtccagagagcaggaagatggtggagtctctgggaaaactggcttttgagcagctgcagaaaggaaacctgattttctatgaaccagacctgagagagtgtggcatcaatgtcagagaggcttcagtgtactcaggagtgttcacccagatatttagagaggagaggagcCTGTACCAgcaccaggtcttctgcttcatccatctgagtgttcaggagtttctggctgctcttcatgtccatcaaaCCTTCATgaagtctggagtcaacctgctggaagaACAAAGAAACACCTACTCGTGGTTTAAAACAAGAGCAGAGAATCAACTCTATCAGAGAGCTGTGGACAAGACCTTACAGAGCCaaaacggacacctggacttgttcctgcgcttcctcctgggtctttcagtggagaccaatcagaacctGGTACTAGGTCTGATGACATCAAAccaaagaagttcacagaacaatcaggaaactatcaaatacatcaaggagaagatcagtgaggacctgtctgcagagagaagcatcaacctgttccactgtctgaatgaactgaacgatcggtctctggtggaggatgtccaacggtccctgaggtctggacgtctctccacaggtaaactgtctcctgctcagtggtcggctctggtcttcattttactgtcatcaggagatctggaggtgtttgacctgaagaagttctcagcttcagaggaggctctacggaggctgctgccggtggtccaagcctccaagaaagttct actgagtggctgtaacCTCTCAAAGGACATCTGTgaacttctgtcctcagttctcagctctcagtcctccagtctgacagaactggacttgagcaacaacgacctgcaggattctggactggagcagttgtgtcctggactggagagtccacactgtaaactggagtctctcag actgagtggctgtaacCTCTCAAAGGACATCTGTccagttctgtcctcagttctcagctcccagtcctccagtctgacagaactggacctgagcaacaacgacctgcaggattctggactggagcagctgtgtcctggactggagagtccacactgtaaactggagtctctcag gttgtcaggctgtctgatctcagaggtaGGAagtgcttctctggtctcagctctgacctccaacccctcccacctgagagaactggacctgagctacaaccatccaggggagtcagcagggaagcttctgtctagactggaggatCCACGCTGGaggctggacactctcag ggtggagcctgctggacaacgatggttgagaccaggtctgaggaagt attcctgtcaactcaccatcgacacaaacacagtccacaaatacatcaaactgtctgatgacaacaggaagatgatgtttgtggaggaggatcagtcatatcctgatcatccagacaggtttgatgatcagcctcagctgctgtgtagagaagttctgacgggtcgctgttactgggaggtccagtggagcggagatgtttctgtatcagtgagttacagaagaatctgCAGGGGAGAATTATCTGATGACTGTTTGTTTGGAtggaacgatcattcctggagtctggactgttcTGATGATGGTCGGTACCGTGTATGGCACAATAACAGATACACAtccatcatctcctcatctTCATGTCCAGACTCTGGCAGAGTAGCAGTGTACGTGGACATTCCTGCTGGAACTATGTCCTTCTATGATGTCGAccctgacagactgatccacctccacaccttcaacaccaccttcactgaacctctctgtgctggatttggactctggttctggtctgggtcCTGGTTAGGTcactcagtgtctctgtgtctggttTAG